The genome window TTCCCAGGATTCTCACCGTCTGGTTCGAGCCGCAAAGTCTCCTTCTTGAGATTAACATCATTGCGTATTGTCACAGCCTTCTGGTGCTCGACGTAAGGCGCCGGGGGCTGCATCATGGGCCCACACGGATATCTCCCCCAATGGCCCGGTTCCATCCGGTGATGGTGATCGTACGGAGCCGGAAGCGACATCGGCATGGAGGGCGGAGGAGGCGGGTAGTATCCCGGGTACTGGTAGTACGGTGGAGGGTTAGGGTTCGGGTGCTGCGCCGGGTACGGTGTGGCCGCCGCGAATACGTAACGATTCGCTGAGGTTTCCGGCTGAGGAGGCACGGCCGGAGGCAGCGGTGGATGATTCCTCCTGCTACCATGTCTCCGGCGACCGTGCCCGCCGCTGCTGCTGGTATTGCCCattccctctttctctctctgctTTCACAGAAGTGGGTAGCAAAACAACATAAAAGGGGAAACTGAAATGCTATAAATAGCAAgagaaacttaacttggcttgTTGCCCTGCTTAGTTAGTCGGTCTCTGATAATGAAATGAAGATTTGGTAGTGAAAACGAGAGAGAAAATAcgggagaagaagaaagattcCGATAATGGGGGTTGGGATTGGTGGGGGGAGTGGGGGTGGAAGGTATAATGGGATTGCGTGAAGCTCCACCCAACATCAAAACCACCATTGATGGGCGATAGAGATTATGCTAAAAGACTAAAGTGAATGtgatctcctttttctttttatcctcttttttattattttaattaattaattattaccgCATTAACTTTCCTTATTACCAATAATGCAGTTATAcacatcattttatttttcgaGACGGTATTTGGCGATTCGAACCCTAATCACCAACGTGTACGGATGATACATATAATTTTTATGATTTCAATTAGTGGTTTGATTAGTGATTCGGGTGTATTTATACACTATACATTGCATAtgcacaaattttatttttgggaaaTTGAAAAGTATAGTGCACAATGTTTGCTTTAACTTTCCTTTCAAGAATTAAACAATCAATAGGGAAGATTGAATGCATTGATTcaatttgattgattgtttggttttaaatgatttttttaaaatcatccaAAAATAGAACTATCTCATTCTAAGACGGAAGATTGATAAACTTAATGCCACTATTCTTGAACAATTTAGTCGGGCcctcttttgaaaaaaaaaatagtgacaTGAAAAATGTGAAATCTACACAATAAAACAAAGCATGCATTGAACTCAACATTTATCAATTGTGGTCATTCTTGGATACTATCGcgttgttttcacttttcaataaGTTGTTATAAATAAGATAaagtataaaatatttttgagaaaTCAGTTAAAAATGCATTAGCTCTACAAAGAAATTCATAAAACTATaccaattaaattatttatgatgTAGTTCTTCATTTAAAATTTaagaattaaattatttttatcaaaaaaatgtaaGTAAATAGATTCTATCAGAAATTTAAAATACTCATAATCAACCTAGACGATGgtgatctaggcaaaaatatcAGCTTAGACGGTCTACAACCCAGGCAAAGGTCATCAGTCCAGATGACCCAGCACTTATGGTGCAAGCAAACACAAGCTTAAAAGGCCAACGACTAAGGGTCACCATTTGACCTACGGGTCTAGGTCAGAGCCCGACCCTGGCCCAACCTTAAATTAGAccgggcctgggctccatttttggggTTAGGTCCGGCCAGAGGTCGACTCAAACCCGACTAtaacatacattatatatatatacatatacagacagtgcatgcactgtgtacacacacacacacatatatatatattattgcaatgtatgtgtatatatatacacataatacatatatattacacatatgcatatatataataatgaacattatttgcaccacattttttactaagtacaccccattaactctttaaaaacacactagattGGAgtatacttaataaaaaatagggtgtaaataatgttcatcatatataatacatttccctcaaaaaaatacatatataatcaaaatgTCGGGCCCGACCCGATCCAAAGGCCTAAGCCTTAAGGGCATGAGCCTCATTTTGAGAGTCAAGCCCTACCCAAAGCTCGATTATCAAAATCGGGCCCGGATCTCATATTTCGGGGCCGACCTGGTCCGGCCCAATGTCGAGTCCTACCAACGACCTAAGCAACATCTTAATAAGTTATTATCTAAAATCATCAGCCTAACATGCCCATAGCTTAGGCAAGCGGGCCCATGGTCTAAACAGTAAGAAATTGCGGCCCAAGTCCAATCATAATATAATTGTGGTGTTAGTTTATACTGCAAAGTTGATGTGatcttcattatatatatagaatagcCCAAGTTGTGGTACTAGCCCCACAATGTTCCAAAAAAACTATACataaccaaataaaaaaactccCAACTAGGGACGAGCCTttttaggcatcaaaatatggAGGTTTAAGGTTGTTAATTATGTCATTAATTATTCGGCCATTGTTAATTCTTTTTATaagaaagtttttttaaaaaaaacattaacatAAAAAATGAAAGTTGATTAAGCATCTCAAAATCCATTAAAATATAATGTTATTGAGCACTATTAGTTTGGTATAAGATGCCACGTCGCGATCAATTCGTTTGTTCACATTAGAGAGTCCACTTGCTGGTGTACACCAAGTGTTCGACAAAATGGCTCATTCGAACACGGCAAAGAGaggaacaaataaataaatatatgattTACAAATTTGCATAATATATCTAATGTTCAATATGATGTCAGTATAcgaattcaatgaaataaaaataatagtaaattaccttaataatgaaaataaagtaacaaaagtataataataattcaataatacttgataattaaatatttaatacAATCTCGTGCATCGCATGAATTAATTATTAGTTATATTAGAAGGCTTTGTGTTTCTTAGAGCACCCACATTGGCttctcttaacagattttctaaaatacagtaaaatgagtcattttacagttttacagAATTATAATTCAACAGCACTCCACAATAGCTTCTCTAAACCATCATCTATCACTTACAATATTCATTTCTCCaatcaattttaaaattttttatgtttaatttttatcaattacattatataataacaaatatatttttgacaatatcatttttttaacaaaataatatataaaataaagataaaaaatattagatatatatttcacaagatatttttattttttaaatattaaaaatattagatatatatttctcaagatattttattttttaaaatattaaaaagattAGATATATATCTCacaagatattttattttttaaatattaaaaatattagatatatatttcacaagatattttattttctaaatattaaaaatattagatatatatttCACAATATCATATGctcttattattttaatataaaaaattgtgaaaatgcAATGTTGTTTAcacttaattatcaataaatttattattttttttagaaagaaaCTTATTTGTTTTAAGGTTTATGttaaatagaaaatacaaatataaaacaataaatgttgtctataattaaataaatttaggtcaaataaaagcaaaaaaaattagataGAATGCGGTTTGGCAAACTCCTATagtttaatattaaaaaattgtcTGTCAaagaatttaatattaaaaaattgctAACAAGAGCTATAGTGCTCCTCTACCTTTAGCAGAGCACTATAGCATCATGGGAAAAAAGTGGGCCCCTCCTGTAATATAGGGGGACTATTGTGGCTGCTTTTGTTATAATTTGTGATGTTTCATCCTGTAAAATAGGATACAGGATCAATGTACAAGAGTTATTGTGGTGGATGCTCTTACCTAATGCCTCCTACATGTTGGGCCCCTGTAATAGAGGGAGGGCCCAGCCAAGTTGATTACTCCTCCACTCGCAGCTTCCAAGTTTTCAGGTGGTCTTTGGTTGGAAGTTTCTGTTTTCCTCTCCATGCAGAAATCAAATCAATATGGATCAAAGATACGTCTTCCAACACTTTGAACAATTCACAGGGCACCGTCCAAGGTTTCTATTGACTTCTTCAGTAGAAACTTCCAGAATATCTTACCctgatttgaaatttgaaactgaCTCATTCAAGAGGGTCATAGAGACATTCCGCGTAGAATTATTAAGCTAAGTGATGGTCAAAAAAATAAGATGTAATCTTGGTAGATCATTATCTTTGTTAAttgaaattaaaacaaaaaccaaaaccaaatatAGCGGAGGAAACATGTTCTACATTATTGATAAATTAAATGAGAGAACTTATTAATGAATAACAGTCTAACAGATACTGCCAGTCTAATCACTCGACGATGATCTAAATGGTTATTCTTATGGACTTAAGGGTGTACAGTGCTCGAGGTTGGAAGTTTGAACCAATCAATTGGAATTTTCTTTGTGGAATTTTGGTTTCGTGGATTTGTCTCACTTTTGACCCCTATTCGTATGGGTTTCGGCCCAATCTGACCTATCATCATGTGTGGACGCCGACATTTTAACTATCCGAAAAACATGTAGGGTTGGGTGGTTTCtcgataaaaaaattaaaattatacaaCCAGTCTTAAGTCATTGTCCTAATTCCTTTCTCAAGTCATTACTGATAAATTAAATGAGAGTATTAATTAATATGCACAGTGCCTGAGAACCAATCAACTGGGATATTTCTGTGTGGAATTTCAGTTTCGTGGATTTGTCCCACTTACAACGCCTACCCCTACCCGTATGGGTTTCAACCAAATCTTATTTGTCATCACATGTGGGTGCGGACTTTTCAACTATCTGAAATAAATGTTGAATTGAGTGGTTCCtcgattaaaaataaataaattatgcaGCCAGTGTTAAATCATGGTTCTAATTCTTGTCTTCCTGTCTCAAGTCATTATTGATAAATTAAATGAGGGTATTAATTAATGAGTAACAGATACAGCAAGTCTTAAATCATTGCCCCAATTCTCCAACTCTGAATAATTGGATAAGACAAGAACAAAGACCAAAACCTAATGCCAAGAGGGGTTTCAGGTTTGgcaatgtgtgtgtatatatatataaatatatataaacccaTCAAATCTATCAtgccaaataggaaaaaaaattcagaactGCCATCGAAGAAGTCAAAAACCACAGGCATGGCTGTTCCAATCTGTATTCCTTTCCTTCTATGAAAGTTTGGTTTGTTGCTTTTTCTTAACATGTCCCTCAACAGAACAATTCTTGTGGATTAGCCCAAATTGGTTAAAAGCAGACACACGGATCAATGAAATGAAGTTCCCtttctgttgtttttcttctaccTCGGCCGCCGCCCCCACCAATGGAAGTCGTCTTGGTAACCCACTTTTgcttttcccttttgttttacATTGTTTTTATGAGTCTGGGTATCATGGTATTCTTGAATTCATATGCTTTTATGGTGAATCTGAACCAGGACAACAAACCCATGAAAATTTGCGATTGTTCTCCTATGATGAACTCAAGATTGCCACTGATAATTTCTCTGCCTCAAACAAGATTGGAGAAGGAGGCTTTGGCTCTGTCTACAAGGTCCAGTCAAGACTCAAGACTGAATAGGACATTTGGCTTATCTAAGGGCTTATCAGATTGTCTGTTTCTTGTTTGATGCTTTGATTTAACTTTTGCCAGGGATTCCTACAAGATGGTACTGTTGTGGCTGTAAAAGTTCTATCCGTTGAGCTTGAATCGATGCAAGGCGAAAGGGAATTCGTATCAGAATTAGCTGTTTTCTCCAATATTAAGCATGAAAATCTCATTACATTACAAGGATGTTGTGTCGAGGAAACTTACAGATTAATTGTGTATGATTACATGGAAAACAATAGCCTGGCTCACACATTGCTTGGTAATCactttctttctcttcattgTTCGATTAAGCCTCCGTTATCATCGGCCTCTTTAATCCTAGTATTCTTATTAATAGGGGGAGAGCAAAACAGGATGAAATTCAGCTGGCAAGTAAGGCAAAAAATATTGATAGGTGTTGCTCGCGGACTTGCTTATCTTCATGAAGAGGTTACGCCTCATATTGTTCATCGAGACATCAAAGCAAGCAATATACTACTTGATCGAGATTTTACTCCAAAGGTGTCTGATTTCGGGTTGTCGAGGCTACTTAGGGACAACCATTCATACATTAGTACTCGTGTTGCAGGGACATTGTAAGTGGAATCATGTCCTGTAATGTTGTTTCTGGTATACTTTTTCTTGCAAGAAAACATAGCTAATTGGGTTTTACTGCAATTGCTTATGCTAAAAAGGGGCTACCTTGCTCCAGAATACGCCATTACCGGACATTTGACACGAAAATCAGATGTCTACAGTTTTGGAGTGCTGTTAATGGAAACTATTAGTGGTCAGTCCGTGGTGAATTTTGATCTGCTAGAGGGACAAAAGTACCTTGTTCAGCTGGTAGGTACATTACCAACAAACAATGTCACGTTTTCGATGATCATATGAAAAAAACTGACGCACTGTGTTTTAACAATGTGCAGGCATGGGAAGCATACCAGGCAAGCGATCTTGCACGGCTAATAGATCCTATGCCGGGTTTGAATTtatcaaaaggagaagaagaagccgTTCGGTTCCTAATGTTAGGCCTACTTTGCGTGCAAGAAACAGCGAGGCTCAGGCCATCGATGTCAACGGCTGTCAAGATGATGACTAATGAAATTGACATCAGAGATTTTAAGATTTCCCAGCCCGGACTCGTTGCTGATctaatgaaaataaaactagGCAGTAAAACTTCATCCTCCAAGAGCTCGATCACCACCGCGACCAATACTTCgtacttttgagttttgacaatTACAGCTTGTTCTACATACCAAAAGAAATTTGTACAACTTTCCAGTTAGGTCTAGTTTGAGagcacctcttttttttttttcaaatattgggtgcatttttttaatgtaaattgTGTTCTGATATTCATCATACTGATATAGAAGGTAAAAGTGTTGAAGTTTGTTGCATTCTATAGAGTCAATTTCAGTGTGCAATTCTATATCCAAGAACCAACCTTCATATGATCCTTCCTGCCATGAGACTTCAGACGACGTAGAAGTTATCAATGGTGCTAGTCGGCCCAAAATTATGGTAGCCCAAATAGCCCAAATCTAGGTGACAGTATGACTCAGCTGATGATTGTACAAGtgagagaaaattaaaattcaaaaactttCATTCTCTTATCTCATAGATGGTAGAGACGGAGAGATCcctactttctctctctcattccatctctcttattttcacggtgaaaacaaaaatcaatcatccaACCACCGATCATGGCTGTCAACACAccaatctgatttttttttcaatatgaaCTAAGAACAATCAAATTAATAATTTTGCTGATTTATATCAACAAAATAacttattccattgattttatcaatggatttgggctattccattgataaaatcaatggaatggggatattccattgattttatctgagaagcaaattgaatatttagaggaaaacaaaataaattcaaaaaaatagaatgagaAAGAATTGTTTATTTAGTATGGCTCCTTCATCGTACAAAGATCCTCCTGTAACCAAACCCACATATAGCACACAATGGATTCTCACCCATACCCTTGACCCATTCAAGTGGATTAGTTAGGAAGAACTCATCTCTGCTTTAGAGTTTGCTGTGGCACATGTGAGCAACAGCTAACTCTCTTtccccttctttcttctctccccGCTTCCACCACTGGCCGACGACAACTCTGACGTCCGGCAATGTTTGGTGTTCGTGTTGGTCCCAAAATGATTAGACAATAATCATGAACACAATCCAACCCTCATCAACCGGATCTAGTAGCAAGATTGACCAGAAAATCCAAAGGAATTTGCCATGGAGTCGGACTTTCGAACATCAGATTCGGCAGCCTCCGACGCTGCCTTTGCAAACGGGCACCACCACTGGACTCCCCGCattgaggagcacctagcccaaccATCTATCAGTAGGAACAACCACCGGAGGTGCTTGACCCATGTTGTGACCCAGCCACCGACagtgagaggaagagaaaggggagagagagagagagagagtgagtgtgtgtgtgtgtgaggggGAGGGGAGAGAGTGAATATTTGtgtgaaattttcaaatttcaaattttatccACATAGGATGCTGATATAGACATGCCAACTAGATTTGGGTTCTTTTGGGTTACCAAATTTTGGGCTCTTTGTCATTTTCCTTTAATATTTAGTTAAATTTCAACCTCTAGTAAAGAACCCATTAGATTTCTTGGTCtaagaatttttaaaaaaagagagaagaaaaacccACAACAAAAACAAGGGAAGAAAGCAGTCTCCTCAGCCTAAAGTGTTCTTACCTGTTCAAAAACAATTAATGGAGACATGGCAACATTTTGAAATGACTAACCTTTCTGCAAATTGTGCTTAAAGACTGAGTTCTTGCCATTTTATGCTGGAAGAGTGTAGCTCGAATGCAACATTGTCTAAACAGCAGTCTCTCTAAGCAACTGTGTGGATAAATAACTGTGTAAGCTACCAAGAAAGAAATATTAACACAGTACAGTAGTTCCACTGGCATGCATGACTCCTCGCACGCCATCTGCTGAGGCCACCAATATCTTGATGGGCTTTGCAAATGGCATACAGGGAGCCAGGCATAGTTTGTAAATGGCATACAAGGAGGTAATGGAGATttaatttgtgtgtgtgtatatatgaggCCACTCCATAGACATCAAAATATTGGCTTCTAAGCAAGCATTCCTCTTCCTATACTTCTCCTTTTTCCCCCACCGTTTTTCCCAGAAACAGCCAACTAGCGGTTGAGTTGGCAACTTGGCATGATAGCAAATACAGCTCAAGAAACCAACTCCACCTGAAAGTCTATTTCTTTTTCGAAAAGGGCATTGTGTGTGAGCTTAATAGAGTAAGGAAGAAGCTGTGGGGATGGAGtgagagagatagagatgaTGTAAAAACCAAAATTTAAGCTTATTTTCCGGATCATAAAGcaaagttgttttcttttttttctctcttacaAAACCAATTTGTCTTGGAGTTCTTGGATCACTATAGATTCCCATATATCTCCATAGCTTGCGTTTTTTGAAAGAACAAGTTCTCTGTCATTTCTAACTTTAGCCTCACTCACTTATATATTCTCCCCAAATATTCCCAGTCCTATTGTTGGTGTTGTGGCCTGTGGGATCCTTTTCCGCACAGATTCTCTGTCACTTCACATTATACTTTATCTGCAAGTGCAAAGCCAACCATATACTCTGAGTATCAATTATTTCAGTTTTTGTCTTTATGAAGTCGATGTCCAGCAAACTATAATCACAGGTGACCAGATACAGTTTCTCACTTGTTTCTAAGACTTCAATTGCTAAGTCTTGCAGGTTAACTTTTCCTTGACAAATGACAATTTAGGCCACCAATTATCTTTCAGGGCCAGATACATCATATACATAGTTTTGTACGTCGAGTACCGTataagcaagaaaagaaaatattggGATGGTGAAGTTGACATCATTCAATAGTTTCGGCGTTATTTACTTGCATGGGCCAAAGGCTCATGGGAGTCGGGAGATTCTCCCCGCACGGTTTTGGCCCGGTCTAAATTATCGTCAGAGTGAAGTGGGCTGGGTTGGCGGCCCAAGTTTAGAGTTGGCTTAGCTATCCAGTGGGCATGTTGGAAAAAAGATATAATTGGTTTAAGCCATTTGGAAATTCTCTGTCAAAACTCTCATGCAGAAGGCTCTCACAATGGGTGATATcgggaacatgcaagatgtataGAGACCTTACTCcaatataatatgtggagaggaaATCCTCATGGTAGAATACAGTGGCTTTTTACATCCTCTTTAGAATCAACTTCCTCCCCTTGGACATACACTATGAGAACATATAGAGCCTAGAAAAGAATCTCATCGCATACAAAGAGGATCAACATCATGACTATCAAATGATGCATTGCATTGCTGCAGAAAGATTTGAATACAAATGTACAATTCCAAAATAGCAGTACTCACCAAAATTCCTGAAATGCCTACTTTCTTTGGCTGGCCGTCAGTTGCATCTTGTGCAAGCTGAGGACTCAGCTTCAAGACTACAAGataagtccttccttcacaatTTGCTCCAGCCATGTTGCTATCACTGACATTGTAGGACGCTCACTAGGATTTTGCCTGACTGCTAGCTCTGCTATATCAGCTAGTTTAAGGAGAGGCTCGACGTTTCTCGGAAGAGCCACATACTGATCAATAAGGGCAGCTGCCTTACCCAGTTTGATTAAGGGTATTGCCCACTCAACTATACTTGGGGGTGTATAATCTACATCATATGATTTTCTTCCACTAAGAATCTCCAGCAGTACAATCCCAAAGTTGTAAACATCATTCTTCATTTCTTCATTAAGATCCTTTTCATTTGATGTAAGAAGGCCAAAATCTGCAATTCGTGCTCCCCAATCGGAATCTAGAAGAATGTTTGAGGTCTTAATGTCCCGATGGACAACCGGAGGCACAAATTCCTTGTGCAGGTACTGTAGCCCCTTTGCAGCCTGCATTGAAATGTTTAATCTGAGGTTCCAATTCAGAGGAGAAAGCCCACTATGAAGATGGTCGTAAAGAGTTCCACGGGGCATATACTCGTAAACAAGCAGTCTCTCTCCCAACTCTGAGCAGTAACCCAGCAAGTTTACAATATTGCAATGGCGGATTTTGCAGAGGATTTCTAACTCCATTTCAAAATCCCGGCTACTGGTATGTATTATTGTGGCAGCATTGGCCCTCTTCACAGCAACTTGGTGCCCATCTGCCAAGATTGCTTTGTAAACAAAACCATAACTTCCCCGGCCAAGTTCATTGAACTCCTTGAATCCATTGGTGGCATCTTTGAGCTCTGAAAGTCGAAAAACTTGAGCCATACCAGGACATGAAGCCACAGAAGGAGAAAGGTTATTGGCAATATTGTCAGTTTCCAACTCTGGCTTTCCAATGCAAGATTTAAAATGCTTTTTACCCCCTTCTTCTTTCCGAGTCCCAATCAGATAAGGAAGAAGACACCAGCACATCAAGATCAAAATGAAAACAGAAGCACAAGACCCAATTATGATTGCTAATCTATGCCAGTGATCCCAATGCTTCTCAGGTGTGGATTTTAGCCCACAAACCTCCCAACAAGAACTGTTCTGGCAAAGAGTGCAAGGGGTGCATACTCTGTCAGCATTTGCAGTACATTGACTAGACAAGAAGAACCCTTCAGTACAATTTGACCCACAAGGAGAACAAATCTTTAAATCTTTTCTAACGCATAAACTTGTCAAATCTGCCTCGTTTAGCAGACTTGCATTGAATGCAAACTCTCCCTCACCACAAGAACCAGGGCTACAAAGACCTGGACTGCACAACTCTAATGGAGGATTAAACTCTGGCAGCATGGAGGCATTAACAAACGAGCAATCAAGAACCAGATCATCCTCCCTGATCCCACATGTAGTAAAATCAGATGAAGCAATGGCCATGAATCCTGAACCACCCTTTGGATTCAATGACAAATTGAAGCTTCCCCAACACTCAACAGCATGATTATCTTCTCTTATACCACAAAAATGGTTAGGACCAGCTGATAAGGACACAAACCCAATCCCAACGGGAGGACCTAGAAACGAATCAGCATTACCACCCCCACATTCAACTTTACGAGATCCTTCCAAGATCCCACAAAGAGAACCTCTCCCTGAAGCTAGAACAGCAAAATTCTCTGTCATCACAGGCATTCCCAAACTCGTCAAATTTGGTCCCCAACAAACAATCCCTCCTTTCACTCCACCACAACTAAACCCATCACCAGACACAACCTTCTTCAAAACAAGGTTACTTATAGATTGATTATAAAACAGACTACTTTCTTTAGCTCTTAAACTATTATTCGAATGTCTCACGATATCCCAGCAATCAACGGTACCCGAATCGTTATCGGAGTAGTAAGCACCTCTGATAGCACACACATGGTTCTTGCCAGCAGCAATGTGGCAATAAGCAACGGTTCGATAGGTAGAAGGGACAAGATCTGAAGAAAAGGAGTTCCAACACAATGCTTGTGAAGTGTTCGCCGCAATGCCGCACAGAAACCCTTCGCCTCCAGATAGGGCGGCCATCGGGGGAATACTACTAGAAAATGCAGATGCGGCTGACGATGATGACCCAGACATGGGTGCTGAGAGGGAGCTATTGTTCTTGGTCCAGCAGATGACTTCCTGCGTTCCGCCGGCATCAATGGCGCAGAAGAATCCGTCATCACCTAAAGCAGCTGCGATTGGGCCCATGGAGCCAAACCCAGATGCAGCAGAGCAGAAAAGCAGTAGCAGTAGAGGAATAATGAGCGAAGATTGCATATTGGATCGTGGGTCGAGATGTCGATAGTGAAGGTGGTGGTGAACTTGGATTAGAGGGTGTCATGGGGTGCAGTGCTGGGTATTGTTGTTTGTGTTGCTGGTGATGATGCTGATGGTGGCTATGAAAGAACGTGGGTGTCGCCATTTTTACAGTTCTAATGACCGAACTTCCAAGGTACAACACAACATTTACCGCTAATggaaattacatatatattgccaTTCTAGTCATTTTGGATCCAGAGCCCGCTGTGATTCACTAAACAAGTTTTATCCAGAAGGAAGTAGACAAGTTCAGTAACTCATCACTGTTACTTCAGTTCACGTAATACACTGAACTATGACTGGATTGTGATCCGAATCTACCTAGGATTTTACCGTCAAtgttttttgtttgataaagaaaTCTGAGTAGACATAGGATGGATTAATGAAGTAAAAGACTAgtctatttttgttttatattccaCATTGGACAAAGGATTCCGAGTCATCTGGCAACCGCCGATCGGATCACGTGGTCGCATTGTCATCTATTTGGCCTTATACGGTCAGCAACTCACCATGACGTCCCACCATATACTACGTTGTCCTTTTCGTTTTGGTCAACAAAGTCAAGCCTGGTTTGTCCTCATCTTACAAAAATCACATTTCATTTCATAGGGTTTTGTAGGGGATTTATGCCTTATCTTGTCGGCACCCACTGAAATTATCCAGAAGATACAAAACGAGTGCAATTATGGGTCCCGATAGAACTTCAAATCTAGCATGAAAGCCGAAGTCCAATGGTGGGGAATTGTCACGTTTTGATGAAAAAGGGGAAATGGGGAGTGGGAACCCACCCACATGTTTGGAAGGGATTGAGCTTGCTGCTTGCATGTGATCTGTTTTTGAGGGGAAGTAACACATGAAACTCATCTTAGATTGTGTTGCTCAAGTGGGAATTGAATGTGCATCGAATATCCATGCCAAGATAAAATCACATGCCCAAATAAAAtcgatattttctttttcttacttCCATCTTCTTAGCTAAAGGTagaatttcatgtttttagaatTTTCCACAAATAATCCTAATATACCTCTTATATTGTTCTCTGGTCTTATAAGAACTAGATTATCATCACTATAGACTAGGGATATCCAcgtttggtatttttttttcctcaatt of Tripterygium wilfordii isolate XIE 37 chromosome 13, ASM1340144v1, whole genome shotgun sequence contains these proteins:
- the LOC120013911 gene encoding putative serine/threonine-protein kinase; the encoded protein is MPRGVSGLAMCVYIYINIYKPIKSIMPNRKKNSELPSKKSKTTEQFLWISPNWLKADTRINEMKFPFCCFSSTSAAAPTNGSRLGQQTHENLRLFSYDELKIATDNFSASNKIGEGGFGSVYKGFLQDGTVVAVKVLSVELESMQGEREFVSELAVFSNIKHENLITLQGCCVEETYRLIVYDYMENNSLAHTLLGGEQNRMKFSWQVRQKILIGVARGLAYLHEEVTPHIVHRDIKASNILLDRDFTPKVSDFGLSRLLRDNHSYISTRVAGTLGYLAPEYAITGHLTRKSDVYSFGVLLMETISGQSVVNFDLLEGQKYLVQLAWEAYQASDLARLIDPMPGLNLSKGEEEAVRFLMLGLLCVQETARLRPSMSTAVKMMTNEIDIRDFKISQPGLVADLMKIKLGSKTSSSKSSITTATNTSYF
- the LOC120011882 gene encoding serine/threonine-protein kinase-like protein CCR1 — translated: MQSSLIIPLLLLLFCSAASGFGSMGPIAAALGDDGFFCAIDAGGTQEVICWTKNNSSLSAPMSGSSSSAASAFSSSIPPMAALSGGEGFLCGIAANTSQALCWNSFSSDLVPSTYRTVAYCHIAAGKNHVCAIRGAYYSDNDSGTVDCWDIVRHSNNSLRAKESSLFYNQSISNLVLKKVVSGDGFSCGGVKGGIVCWGPNLTSLGMPVMTENFAVLASGRGSLCGILEGSRKVECGGGNADSFLGPPVGIGFVSLSAGPNHFCGIREDNHAVECWGSFNLSLNPKGGSGFMAIASSDFTTCGIREDDLVLDCSFVNASMLPEFNPPLELCSPGLCSPGSCGEGEFAFNASLLNEADLTSLCVRKDLKICSPCGSNCTEGFFLSSQCTANADRVCTPCTLCQNSSCWEVCGLKSTPEKHWDHWHRLAIIIGSCASVFILILMCWCLLPYLIGTRKEEGGKKHFKSCIGKPELETDNIANNLSPSVASCPGMAQVFRLSELKDATNGFKEFNELGRGSYGFVYKAILADGHQVAVKRANAATIIHTSSRDFEMELEILCKIRHCNIVNLLGYCSELGERLLVYEYMPRGTLYDHLHSGLSPLNWNLRLNISMQAAKGLQYLHKEFVPPVVHRDIKTSNILLDSDWGARIADFGLLTSNEKDLNEEMKNDVYNFGIVLLEILSGRKSYDVDYTPPSIVEWAIPLIKLGKAAALIDQYVALPRNVEPLLKLADIAELAVRQNPSERPTMSVIATWLEQIVKEGLIL